The following proteins are encoded in a genomic region of Phaeodactylum tricornutum CCAP 1055/1 chromosome 1, whole genome shotgun sequence:
- a CDS encoding predicted protein, which produces MCSDLGAASQGCAFFSAVGILFMSWVGILLIKQPFFVGGIDDVENAKGSAFGAAASFFFTFLISIMYMIKEGRRLDDHSDRPSRDGGARGDYGQLPAYRDYNDAVADLPETLSRGAVFT; this is translated from the exons ATGTGTTCGGATCTCGGCGCCGCATCGCAAGGCTGCGCCTTTTTCTCTGCAGTAGGGATTCTGTTCATG TCTTGGGTTGGTATATTGCTGATTAAACAGCCATTCTTTGTGGGGGGAATAGACGACGTGGAAAATGCCAAAGGAAGTGCTTTCGGTGCGGCGgcatccttctttttcacaTTTCTGATTTCAATAATGTACATGATAAAAGAGGGCCGCAGATTGGACGATCATAGCGACCGTCCAAGTAGAGACGGCGGTGCTCGCGGTGATTATGGTCAACTGCCGGCTTACCGAGACTACAATGATGCAGTTGCGGACTTGCCAGAAACCCTGAGTCGTGGTGCTGTGTTTACCTAA